One window of Bacteroidales bacterium genomic DNA carries:
- a CDS encoding PorT family protein: MKKIYFFILTSILSNTFQAYSQDVRFGITAEGNSTGLFGPDKPSQYSKEYAYSVGFFIDTRFAEHMSTQVEANFTRYRFSFSEKIDNIEDGLLNVSEVNNYIRFPVMLKYKRGYEFIFYYFSLGGQASVLINNKREVTATSRDLIIDSKSYYDYKHNWYDYGFKGSIGFQFKPVTMGLSYYASMRNLYIKDDAREMRYDIASLNFSYQFNYRNSHPFDRKKGWKGLKYNIKHLF; the protein is encoded by the coding sequence ATGAAAAAAATTTATTTTTTTATTTTAACATCTATTTTATCTAACACATTTCAGGCTTATTCGCAAGATGTTAGATTCGGAATAACTGCTGAAGGAAATTCAACCGGATTATTTGGCCCTGACAAGCCGAGTCAATACAGTAAAGAATATGCTTATTCCGTCGGTTTTTTTATTGATACAAGATTTGCAGAACATATGTCAACACAGGTTGAAGCAAATTTCACAAGGTATCGTTTCAGTTTTTCGGAAAAAATTGATAATATCGAAGACGGGTTATTAAATGTAAGTGAAGTTAATAACTACATTCGCTTTCCTGTTATGTTGAAATATAAAAGAGGTTATGAATTTATATTTTACTATTTTTCTTTGGGAGGGCAAGCATCTGTTTTAATAAACAATAAAAGAGAGGTTACGGCAACTTCTCGTGATTTAATAATTGATTCTAAATCATACTACGACTACAAACATAATTGGTATGACTATGGTTTCAAAGGAAGCATCGGATTTCAATTTAAGCCGGTTACAATGGGGCTGAGCTATTATGCAAGTATGCGAAATTTATACATAAAAGATGATGCACGAGAAATGAGATACGATATTGCAAGTTTAAATTTTTCTTACCAATTTAATTACAGGAACTCACACCCTTTTGACAGAAAAAAGGGATGGAAGGGGCTAAAATATAATATTAAGCATTTATTTTAA
- a CDS encoding polysaccharide pyruvyl transferase family protein: MNKPYILLSGAIKNIGDYLIFDSAKKLIKKHISDNIIELNRWENHSSKIDLLNSSKAIIICGGPGFGENMYPQIYPIVDSLNKLKVPVTTLGVGWSGKPALNHEKFKFSENSKILLNYINKSFGKISCRDVLTNKILNQNGYENSVMTGCPVWFRELDTLETKKTTEIKKIVFTTPANRKLTGQTNRILKLLKRRYKNAEIIVSFHRGILPDKFTGLRDSSAYLLMSSFAKLKGCSIKDVSYDLEKLKFYKNADLHIGYRVHAHLFFLANGLPSILLSEDGRGLGMSKTFNLPELYAYSKSFESGFEKYLEKFEDNIFSISESNTIFIKNKYEEMKKFLNNLKRL; the protein is encoded by the coding sequence ATGAATAAGCCATATATCCTTCTTTCGGGAGCAATAAAAAATATAGGAGATTATCTGATTTTTGACAGTGCTAAAAAGTTAATCAAAAAGCATATTTCCGACAATATTATAGAATTAAATCGTTGGGAAAACCATTCAAGCAAAATTGATTTACTTAACAGCTCAAAAGCAATTATTATATGCGGAGGTCCCGGATTCGGAGAAAATATGTATCCGCAAATATATCCTATTGTTGATAGTTTAAACAAGTTAAAAGTTCCTGTCACAACTTTAGGTGTCGGTTGGAGCGGCAAACCGGCACTGAATCACGAAAAATTTAAATTCTCCGAAAATTCTAAAATACTTTTAAACTATATAAACAAAAGTTTCGGAAAAATAAGCTGCCGAGATGTTCTTACAAATAAAATTCTAAACCAAAACGGATATGAGAACTCCGTAATGACCGGTTGTCCCGTATGGTTTAGAGAACTTGATACTTTAGAAACAAAAAAAACAACAGAAATTAAAAAAATAGTTTTTACAACACCGGCAAACAGAAAGCTCACAGGTCAAACAAACAGAATACTTAAATTATTAAAAAGAAGGTATAAAAATGCCGAAATAATTGTTTCTTTTCACAGAGGTATTTTACCCGACAAATTTACAGGATTAAGGGATTCATCCGCATATTTGTTAATGTCAAGTTTTGCCAAACTAAAAGGATGTTCAATAAAAGATGTGTCTTATGATTTAGAAAAATTAAAATTCTATAAAAACGCAGACCTTCACATAGGCTACAGAGTTCATGCTCATTTGTTTTTTCTGGCAAACGGCTTACCTTCAATATTATTAAGCGAAGACGGAAGAGGCTTAGGAATGTCTAAAACCTTTAATTTGCCTGAGCTTTATGCCTACAGCAAAAGTTTTGAATCGGGTTTTGAAAAATATTTAGAGAAGTTTGAGGATAACATTTTTTCAATATCAGAAAGTAATACTATATTTATAAAAAACAAATACGAGGAAATGAAAAAATTTCTAAATAATTTAAAAAGATTATAA
- a CDS encoding GH3 auxin-responsive promoter family protein — MKIINKIVSKVTQKRLQQIEFFRNNPEEAQSDVLKNLIKSAENTVYGKKYKFKGISLNNLLEDYKKNVPITDYEKLLPYINRVRAGERNVLWNTPIKWFAMSSGTTSSKSKFIPVSKEALEFCHFRGGKDIIALYADKYDDTQLVKSKSLVIGGSQQISSVDNELYYGDISAVIIDNLPVWSHLLRTPKKEIALLPKWEEKLEKMVGQTTQENVTSITGVPSWTLVLLKKILEVTGKKRIEEVWPNFELFIHGGVSFIPYKTEFEKILPERTRYLETYNATEGFFGIQDDLSRNDLLLMLDLGIFYEFIPVEDVHKENLKTYTVKDVELNKNYAMIISTNGGLWRYLIGDTVMFTSLKPHKIIITGRIKHFINAFGEELIIDNAEKALLIASEKTNAHIKEYTAAPIYMSDKETGGHEWLIDFSERPENLDSFIEELDRALKSVNSDYAAKRYKDFTLKKPVVHIAKNDVFYKWLKQKGKLGGQNKIPRLSNNRDYIDELLELNDN, encoded by the coding sequence ATGAAAATAATTAATAAAATAGTTTCAAAAGTTACGCAAAAACGATTGCAACAGATTGAGTTTTTCAGAAATAATCCTGAGGAAGCCCAGTCGGATGTATTGAAGAATCTTATTAAATCTGCCGAGAACACTGTTTACGGGAAAAAATATAAATTTAAAGGAATTTCATTAAATAACCTGCTTGAAGATTATAAAAAAAATGTTCCGATAACAGATTACGAAAAATTGTTGCCGTATATTAACAGGGTTAGGGCAGGAGAGAGGAATGTTCTCTGGAATACGCCTATAAAGTGGTTTGCAATGTCCTCAGGAACAACAAGTTCTAAAAGCAAATTTATTCCCGTAAGTAAAGAAGCTCTTGAATTTTGTCATTTCAGAGGCGGAAAAGATATTATTGCATTATATGCCGATAAATATGATGACACACAACTTGTTAAAAGCAAGTCTTTAGTTATAGGAGGGAGCCAACAAATAAGCAGTGTTGATAATGAATTATATTACGGAGATATTTCAGCCGTAATTATTGATAATTTACCTGTTTGGTCGCACCTTCTCAGAACACCGAAAAAAGAAATTGCCCTGCTTCCGAAATGGGAGGAGAAATTAGAAAAGATGGTCGGGCAGACCACACAAGAAAACGTTACCAGTATTACCGGTGTTCCGTCTTGGACTCTTGTATTATTAAAAAAAATATTAGAAGTTACCGGAAAAAAAAGAATTGAAGAAGTGTGGCCGAATTTTGAGCTTTTTATTCACGGAGGCGTAAGTTTTATTCCTTATAAAACAGAATTTGAAAAAATATTACCCGAAAGAACCAGATATTTAGAAACCTATAATGCAACGGAAGGATTTTTCGGAATTCAAGATGATTTATCAAGAAATGATTTGTTGTTGATGCTTGATTTAGGAATTTTTTATGAGTTTATTCCTGTTGAAGATGTTCATAAAGAAAATTTGAAAACATATACTGTAAAAGATGTTGAGTTAAATAAGAATTATGCAATGATTATTTCAACAAACGGAGGATTATGGCGTTATCTAATAGGAGACACAGTTATGTTTACATCATTAAAACCGCATAAAATTATAATAACAGGCAGAATAAAACATTTTATAAATGCTTTCGGGGAAGAATTAATTATTGACAATGCAGAAAAGGCACTTCTTATTGCATCTGAAAAAACAAATGCACACATTAAAGAATATACGGCTGCACCGATTTATATGTCTGATAAAGAAACAGGAGGACATGAATGGTTGATTGATTTTTCGGAACGGCCTGAAAATCTTGATTCTTTTATTGAAGAATTAGACAGAGCTTTAAAATCGGTAAATTCTGATTACGCAGCAAAACGATATAAAGACTTTACTTTAAAAAAACCCGTTGTACATATTGCAAAAAACGATGTTTTTTATAAGTGGCTGAAACAAAAAGGAAAACTCGGAGGGCAAAATAAAATACCGAGATTGTCAAATAATCGAGACTATATTGATGAGTTATTAGAATTAAATGACAACTAA
- a CDS encoding N-acetylneuraminate synthase family protein, giving the protein MKIKDFFKLHNNIPKPFVIAEAGVNHEGKISLAKRLIDEAKEGGADAIKFQTYKAHLIASKQSPSYWDTTKEKTKSQYDLFKKYDSFWKKEYEELKTYCDKTDIEFLSTPFDTESANFLNDLMDAFKISSSDITNKPFIEYICKFNKPVILSTGASNLSEIKDAVNWIGKYKNKLSLLHCVLNYPTKDENANLGMIQGLKKEFPNLLVGYSDHTLPGDMTILETAFLLGAKIIEKHFTFDKTLPGNDHYHAMDKDDLKKFYKKIDSKLKLIGKTEIDYLPSEEISRLNARRSLVAAKTIPQGKIIEKDDITWKRPGTGISPKYINDVIGKKATKNILCDEIIIKEFYE; this is encoded by the coding sequence ATGAAGATTAAAGACTTTTTCAAATTACACAACAACATACCAAAACCATTTGTGATTGCAGAAGCCGGTGTAAACCACGAAGGAAAAATCAGTTTAGCCAAGCGTTTAATAGACGAAGCTAAAGAAGGCGGAGCAGATGCAATAAAATTTCAAACATATAAAGCACATTTAATTGCATCAAAACAATCACCGTCTTATTGGGACACAACAAAAGAAAAAACAAAATCGCAATACGACTTATTTAAAAAATATGACTCATTTTGGAAAAAAGAATACGAAGAATTAAAAACATACTGCGATAAAACAGATATTGAATTTTTAAGTACTCCTTTTGACACAGAGTCTGCAAACTTTTTAAACGATTTAATGGATGCTTTTAAAATATCTTCTTCAGATATTACAAACAAACCTTTTATTGAATATATATGCAAATTTAACAAACCTGTTATTCTTTCAACCGGAGCCTCAAACCTTTCCGAAATTAAAGATGCCGTTAATTGGATAGGAAAATACAAAAATAAACTTTCACTCTTACATTGCGTTTTAAATTACCCTACAAAAGATGAAAACGCAAACTTAGGAATGATTCAAGGATTAAAAAAAGAGTTCCCGAATTTGTTAGTCGGATATTCCGACCATACACTTCCCGGTGATATGACTATTTTAGAAACCGCCTTCCTTTTAGGAGCAAAAATCATTGAAAAACATTTCACTTTTGACAAAACGTTACCCGGAAACGACCATTATCATGCGATGGATAAAGATGATTTGAAAAAATTTTACAAAAAAATTGATTCTAAATTAAAATTAATAGGGAAAACAGAAATTGATTATCTTCCGAGTGAAGAAATATCCAGATTAAATGCTCGAAGAAGTTTAGTCGCTGCAAAAACAATTCCGCAAGGAAAAATTATCGAAAAGGATGACATAACATGGAAAAGACCGGGTACAGGTATCAGTCCTAAATATATTAATGACGTAATCGGAAAAAAAGCAACAAAAAACATTCTCTGTGATGAAATAATAATAAAAGAGTTTTATGAATAA
- a CDS encoding spore maturation protein, which yields MVLNYIWIAFFLIAFVVGLAKLIFLGDVNVFPEMVSSTFDMAKTGFDISLGLTGVLTLWLGIMKIGEKGGIIKIFSKLINPFFRKIFPELDKNHPAYGSIMMNIAANMLGLDNAATPMGLKAMDQLQETNKKKDTASNAQIMFLVLNTSGLTIIPISVMVYRAQLGAADPSDIFIPILLATFFSTLAGLITVSIFQKINLFNKTILAYLGSISALIIGLIYYLQQLPKEQIAEISSVASNLILFSIIVLFIGLAAVKKVNVYEAFIEGAKDGFKVAIKIIPYLIAILVSIGVFRASGAMDYLITGFAFVFEILGINTDFIEALPTAFMKPLSGSGARGMMVDTINAHGADSFVGRVASTVQGATDTTFYIIAVYFGSVGIKNTRYAVTAGLIADFVGIIAAILMAYLFFH from the coding sequence ATGGTTTTAAACTATATCTGGATAGCATTTTTTCTTATCGCATTTGTTGTCGGGCTTGCCAAACTTATTTTTTTAGGAGATGTAAATGTTTTTCCTGAAATGGTTTCAAGCACGTTCGATATGGCAAAAACCGGTTTTGATATTTCTCTCGGGCTTACCGGTGTTCTTACCCTTTGGTTGGGCATAATGAAAATCGGAGAAAAAGGCGGAATCATTAAAATATTTTCAAAACTTATCAATCCTTTTTTCAGAAAAATATTCCCGGAACTTGACAAAAACCATCCCGCTTACGGTTCAATTATGATGAATATTGCCGCAAATATGCTGGGCTTAGACAATGCAGCTACACCAATGGGACTGAAAGCAATGGATCAACTTCAAGAAACAAACAAGAAAAAAGATACTGCCTCAAATGCTCAAATAATGTTTCTTGTGCTAAATACCTCCGGCTTAACAATTATTCCGATAAGTGTTATGGTTTACAGAGCACAACTTGGTGCTGCCGACCCTTCGGATATTTTTATTCCGATTTTGTTAGCAACTTTCTTCTCAACTCTGGCAGGTTTAATTACCGTTTCAATATTTCAAAAAATTAATTTATTTAACAAAACCATTTTAGCATATCTCGGCAGCATCTCAGCATTAATTATCGGTTTAATTTATTACTTACAGCAACTTCCCAAAGAGCAAATTGCCGAAATATCTTCCGTTGCAAGCAATTTGATATTGTTCAGCATAATTGTGCTGTTTATAGGGCTTGCAGCCGTTAAAAAAGTTAATGTTTATGAAGCATTTATTGAAGGGGCAAAAGACGGCTTTAAAGTTGCAATAAAAATTATTCCTTATTTAATTGCAATTTTAGTTTCAATAGGAGTTTTCAGAGCATCCGGTGCTATGGATTATTTAATAACGGGCTTTGCTTTTGTTTTTGAAATTCTGGGAATAAATACAGATTTTATTGAAGCTTTACCTACCGCCTTTATGAAACCCCTCAGCGGAAGCGGTGCAAGAGGCATGATGGTTGATACAATAAATGCCCACGGAGCAGATTCATTTGTAGGGCGAGTAGCCTCAACGGTGCAAGGTGCTACCGATACAACTTTTTATATTATTGCTGTTTATTTCGGTTCCGTAGGGATTAAAAACACAAGATATGCCGTAACTGCCGGGTTAATAGCTGATTTTGTCGGTATAATTGCCGCAATTTTGATGGCTTATTTGTTCTTTCATTAA
- a CDS encoding polysaccharide biosynthesis C-terminal domain-containing protein: MGIIAKQSIRGSIYTYGGALIGFVNTGLLMPKFFSTEQVGLVNILIALTLMFSQFSTLGFASVNTRIFPYFRNKENKHNGIFSLGAIVTLSGVILSLIFIFVFKSEILQSNAEKSKLLEDNLFYLPVLIFFTAYFLFFDSYAKAVYDAVTGTFLRDFFVKISNLGIIILYIFDIISFDVFVFLYVLVFVIPAIIIVVILFLRKDFSFRFINLKLFKKYKREIFKVSVFGIISGFSGIAILNIDKYMVNAYLGLSAAGIYSIAFFFGMLVIIPAKSLRKISSIVLADAWKNNDIDIIKSIYKKSTINQMIIGAILSVGIIINLDNIFLIIPDYVSGRYVIIFIVIGYFFEMTSGVSSMVILSSKHYKIFSYMMLITLFNTVVFNIIFIPMFQITGAGIASASAIIIFLLMRYFFILKKFKLQPYSYKHILILLISGFVFLLNLLIPENKMYILDIIIRSSIVSVVFILLIYLSKVSDEANKYADKGFNYLKNKLRR; the protein is encoded by the coding sequence ATGGGAATTATTGCCAAACAATCAATAAGGGGTTCAATTTATACTTACGGCGGAGCTTTAATCGGTTTTGTAAATACAGGCTTATTGATGCCGAAATTTTTTTCAACGGAACAAGTTGGTTTGGTAAATATTTTAATAGCTCTAACATTAATGTTTTCGCAATTTTCAACTTTAGGTTTTGCAAGTGTTAATACTCGTATTTTTCCTTATTTCAGAAATAAAGAAAACAAACATAACGGTATTTTTTCGTTAGGAGCAATTGTTACGCTTTCAGGCGTTATTTTGTCTCTGATTTTTATTTTTGTTTTTAAGTCGGAAATTCTTCAAAGTAATGCCGAGAAATCGAAACTATTAGAAGATAACCTTTTTTATTTGCCGGTATTAATTTTTTTCACTGCATATTTTTTGTTTTTTGATTCTTACGCTAAAGCTGTTTATGATGCCGTAACCGGTACTTTTTTGAGAGATTTTTTTGTGAAAATTTCTAATTTGGGAATAATCATTCTTTACATATTTGACATAATCAGTTTTGACGTTTTTGTTTTTTTATATGTATTGGTATTTGTAATTCCGGCAATTATTATTGTTGTTATTTTATTTTTACGAAAAGATTTTTCATTTAGGTTCATTAACTTGAAACTATTTAAAAAATATAAACGAGAAATATTTAAAGTCAGTGTATTCGGGATAATATCAGGTTTTAGCGGTATTGCAATATTGAATATTGATAAATATATGGTTAATGCTTATTTGGGTTTGAGTGCTGCGGGGATATATTCTATCGCATTCTTTTTTGGGATGTTGGTTATTATTCCGGCAAAATCATTAAGAAAAATTTCGTCTATTGTTTTAGCAGATGCTTGGAAAAATAATGATATTGATATTATAAAATCAATATATAAGAAAAGCACAATAAACCAAATGATTATAGGAGCAATATTAAGTGTCGGAATTATTATTAATCTTGACAATATATTTTTAATTATACCCGACTATGTTTCAGGAAGATATGTGATAATATTTATTGTAATCGGATACTTTTTTGAAATGACTTCGGGCGTAAGTTCTATGGTTATTTTAAGCTCAAAACATTATAAAATATTTTCTTATATGATGTTGATAACTCTTTTTAATACTGTTGTTTTTAATATTATTTTTATTCCGATGTTTCAAATAACCGGTGCAGGAATTGCATCTGCATCAGCAATTATTATTTTTTTATTGATGAGGTATTTTTTTATTTTAAAGAAATTTAAATTACAGCCGTATTCGTATAAACACATATTGATATTGCTTATTTCGGGCTTCGTTTTTTTATTGAATTTGCTAATTCCGGAAAACAAAATGTATATTCTTGATATTATTATCAGAAGCAGTATAGTGTCTGTTGTATTTATTTTGCTGATTTATTTGTCAAAAGTTTCTGATGAAGCAAATAAATATGCCGATAAAGGTTTTAATTATCTTAAAAATAAACTAAGAAGATAG